CAAATTCTTGAAAGTATGGTGAGGTAATGAGCTAGATAACTGATGCAAATTCCCAATAAGTGGAAGTTTTCTAGGACCTGGAGGGTGTTTATAATGAATCTTGGATTTTTTCCATAGCTTCAGAGCTATAGCTACAAAGAGAAAGAAGGCAATAATCATAGGAAAATTGGAGTGTTGAATCTCCATTATCATAGTAGAAGATCTGAAATCTAGAGTATCAGCTAGCCCTTTTTGCTGTAGAGTTGGAACTCTGTTttctttatattctttttttctccATTGAAAAATCTTTTGCTTGGACCTTTTATCTCTTAATTTATCACAAAAATTCCATGTGCACACATCATTTCTTTATCTGCCGTTCACAAAAAGTGTTGACCAGAACTtgtcaaacatattttttttttgtccctTTTAACAAGAAGTAttgcaaattattattatttttttaatatgtttcaaaaagaatgatttatttatttttttggtaacattttaatctcagtttttcacgtgacatgtttaagaccacaagattaaagggcaattttgtacatttgacataactttaatttagaatcacaagattcaaaagtcttatttatttacttaaactcgtgtcaagtcaaatcaAGTAATTCTTTATGAAACGGAGAGAATAGTTAacagttgtatatatttttaattggtTAAATGGCTTACAGAAACAAGAATTGAGGAATCTTTTGTAATGATTAATGCAAAAGAGGacctttcaagtttcaaatggCATACTATAGTGcgtattaaaaagaaaaaaactctcCTAATACATGTAATAGTACAGATCTTGAAAATGAATGTCTCTACATAGCCCAGTGCAACTTAATTATTCGATTAACATTGATTTTGTGTCCACCAAGGACGACGCATGATTAGATATATGACCAAAATGGGGTCTCTTTATACCAATAGCATAATCTTGGCTTTTTACGTAACTTAATTCCCATTGAGGGCGTTTGGTTATGGATTAAAGCTTTTCTAAAAACAAAGTGATTTTTAATTCATGTacttacatattttttaaagaaatatatcAGGCTCACAACAATTCGTTTAATACTTtctctgtctctaattacttgtaaacttttgaattgacacatctattaagaaaataattaatgatacagtgaatttatcattttatccctattaattatgaagtggatgaaaaattctacatttttcaaaataattagtcatttaattgaggatataataggtaaaaaaatttattctttcttaatttgtcaaaatgaacaagtaattagaaataattataaaagaaaaactgaaTAAGTAATTAAGGAGAGAGGGAGTATGAACACATAGccttatttttctcatttatttgatgttttaggATTGTATATATGACTGGCGGCCAAGGTTATTGAACAAATGCACCAGTCAAACCTAATTACTGAGGACCCGTACACGTGGTGAGTCGTTAGTTACCGGTACAAATTCTTCTAACTCCACCTACCCCCAACGCCACCCCATTCAGCAGGCAGCTGCCATAGCCCGCCTACTGTATCGGAGTTCGGCGTGCATTTGCTTGCTCAAACCTGAACAACCATGGCTGCTTTGTGTGGCAATAGTATTTGGACTCCTCAAGCTCGAAATTGTTTCCAGCGGGGAATAACTAGTTCTAATTCGTTAAAGTTTTTACCTTTTCAAGTTAATCGTTGTAAGAGATTGTGGAGTAGGTCATTGAAGTGCAGGGTTTTGGGGGAAACGGACGATGTGGGTTTTGAAGTGAGTAGTGCCATAAAAGACGATCTATTTGTTGGGTTTTTCAGAGAAGCATGGCCGTATTTTCTTGCACATCGAGGAAGCACGTTTGTTGTTTTAATCTCAGCTGAAATTGTTGATAGCCCTCATTTGGATCATCTTCTCATGGCATGTTCCCATTTTATTGTATTCCTTTCTGTTTTCTTGTTActtaatttcatattaattaattggCAGAGATGTTGTCTGTTGTCTTTAGATAATCTTTTCTGCTAAATTATTGCAGGATATCTCCCTCCTTCATGGTCTGGGAATTAAATTTGTTCTTGTACCAGGAACTCATGTTCAGATTGACCGGCTTCTGACTGAAAGGGGTGAGTGAAATTCTgatatattctatttttatgatatttcttGTTAATGGACAATGGAAATGTTTTGTTCTCTATTTCTGATACTGATAGCAggtattttttaatattaccGTTTGAAATAAATATGTAATTCCTCTTAACAGTTTTAGCATCATTTAGATACCTTTTATATCGGAATTTATGATTTCTAAACTGAAGGTTCTCTTTTGTTGGGAATTTCAGTTTTCATTCTCATTGTCTCagattgattttctttttctaaagaTTCTTAATAAAGTAGTGTTGATTAGGAAAAGTGGGGTTAATTATGTATGCACTTCTGTTTCTCCTTAAGGCGATGATAAATGCATCATTTATATTTcagaataaataaaagttgtAAAGGAACTCTACAGCTTTAATGTTAAACGGCATCTACTTTTATATTTGACTACtatatcttcttttctttcatttccaaATACTGATGTTATTTATCTTCTTACAAGATTATTCTAAGAAGCAAGCGATTTTGTTACTTCTTTTTAACAGGAAGTGAGGCCAAGTATGTAGGCCGCTACAGAATTACAGACCCTGATTCACTCGAGGCAGCTATGGATACATCTGGAAGAATTCGTCTCATGATAGAGGCGAAGTTGTCACCTGGCCCTTCATTGACTGGTGTCCGCCGACATGGAGATAATAGTCGCTGGCATGATAGTGTTGGTGTTGCCAGTGGTAATTTTCTATCAGCGAAGGTGCAAATTTGTCACCCCCTGCCTGTTCATCTGTTCATTTTTGCTTTCTTTCCAAAATCTACATAAAGTGCCACCTACTCGCTTTACTAGATGTATAATCATTTGGAGGTTTAAGTTTTATCATATATCTTccattttaatggtgatttcattTCAATTTGCTGGCAGAAAAGAGGAGTTGTTGAAGGAATTGATTATGCTTCAACTGGTGAAGTAAAGAAGGTAGATGTTTCTCGAATTCGCGAGAGGCTTGATCAGGATTCCATAGTGCTATTGAGCAATCTTGGTTATTCCAGCTCTGGAGAAGTATTAAACTGCAAGTATGCTATATGACTTTTGATAGGTATTTTTGTTGTGGATTTGCATAAACTGGTGCTGCATCACGTTTACATAATTTGTTACCTGCAAACAATAAATGCAGTCCAGGCAGCTAGATACTAAAGCTTAGTGATATGCTTCCAGCATCGATTTCAATCAAACTCGTATTTGACATATCTGTGCTACTCTCACTTATCTAAAATCACTTTGTTACTGTTTAGCTGTTTGACAAGTACTCAAGGGATTTTGTGAAACGCATTCACTTGTAAGTTTCACACCTTAAAGTTTAATATTAAAATCTCCGAAGATCAACGTACATTTAGATACAATTAAAGAAATCTAGAAAATTCACAAGGAAAGTACATTCTTAACCCTCTGCTCTATGTTTTATTCCTTCTATTTAAGTTAGTAGTCTTTTCCCATCTTTGAATACGTATAGGACAAATAAACTTTCATCTATATGAAGGGTGGCATTGATGGTATTCATTTCATTGAAAGTTAACTTATTTGATGACTTCAACATACTACAAAAATACACTTGATAAGAGAAAAAGAACTTACTACGGTATGCTTGTCTGATGCCGCATCTGGTCAGTAGTCAGCTTGTTGTCGCTTCAACTCATGCATCATTCACTTCTATCCTGTAGAGAGATCAGATGATTCATTAGGCCATTGGGAGATGGTTTTTAGGTTTATATTGAATGTGTAGATGGCAATTGCTAGTTGATCAGGCTAAATAGTTTtcagtttaaaatttaaactttgaCACGTGCTCTGTTGTTCATGCAACTGTAGCTTCTCTTaccttttttattttgctttgagTTGTTAAGACTGATGATATGATCCGCTCAATTGAAGCACATATGAGGTTGCAACAGCTTGTGCCTTGGCTCTAGGAGCAGAAAAACTAATTTGTATCATAGACGGCCCAATTCTTGATGAGTCTAGCCGTCTCATTCGTTTCTTAACTCTTCAAGATGCTGATATGCTGGTCCGCAGACGAGCTGAGCAAAGTGAGACTGCTGCTAATTATGTAAAAGCTGTTAGTCAGGAGGACTTCAATCGTTTAGGTTACCATGGTTCCAATGGATCGCTCCCTTCCCAAAATGGCGATGTTTATAGCCAAAGATACAATCCCACATTTCAGAATGGCATTGGTTTTGACAATGGAAATGGGCTTTGGTCTAGTGAACAAGGTTTTGCAATTGGAGGACAAGAGAAACTAAGCCGATCAAATGGTTACCTCTCAGAATTAGCTGCTGCTGCTTTTGTTTGCCGAGTAAGTTCCTGATAACactaatcaaattatttttttaccatGCTTGGTCTTCGTAATGCTAACCTGTTATTGATGAATCTAGAAGATACAAAAGAACTTTACAGATTATCTTGTAAACTCGCATCTCTTTgttgttaattttgttttcttttttttggttttccacccGGTGTCCGGAGCCCACATTGTAGCACCGACTAAATTTGGATCGCGCATTGCAGGGCCCATTCAAGGGTGTCGCTCCCAAcgagattttctccatacccagggtcgaacccgagacctctggttaaggctGATATGTGTGTTTCATGGATAGACAACTCGTTATTTTTACGCTAGTGACTGACTTTGTGcagaatattttaaatatcCACTCTCCTAGTGGTCTTCCATCTTAATTGCTTTAAATGTGGAATTTTTCATTATTAAGAATAATGTCACCTCACTTGTTAGCGTGATATCTTTTTCTTGTCAAAACtcattcaaataatatatttctatttCCATCAGGGAGGTGTTCAAAGAGTGCACCTGCTGGATGGCACTATTGGTGGAGTTTTACTAAAGGAATTGTTCCAAAGAGATGGAGTTGGGACAATGGTTGCTAGGTATGAACATTCTGAAGAATATTAGTTGTGATTACTGTTTCAAGATCTGTTAATTCAATTGCCAAATTTGGATCATTAGTCCTGGACTTGTCAGACTAATCCTCCTTTGCTTTTATGCTTAAAATACGAGGGTTGGAAGCATAACGTGCATGTAGAAAACCATGTTATTACTTGGTCCAATTTCTCTGTCAAAAAGTGCTTAAAGTATTAAGAGTTGGAAGCTTATCGGGAATATATAACTATTGTGCTATTGTTCAATCTGATTTGGACACTTATACTTCATACTTATCAGGAATTTCTATACAACTCAAAGATCTGGTCATCATCAATAAATTGGTTCAGAAGTTAATGAAATGTTTAACCAGTTCTCTTGTCTTTCCAAAAGAAACTTTATCCTCCTCTTACCTTTGATCAGCAGTATCTTAAAAACTGCACGACCAGTGAGAACCAGGATGTTATGACATTGAAAATCAATACCTTCCAAAAGTTTCCAGGATGTTATCTTAGTTTATGCTTATGTTAATCCCATCAGCTAACACGTGCATGAATCTGTGGTTCAGCGATCTTTATGAAGGAGCACGGATGGCCAGGGTGTCAGATGTTCCTGGAATAAAGCAGTTGTTACAACCGCTAGAAGAGTCTGGAACATTGATCAGAAGGACTGAGGAAGAGGTTACACCTAATGCTTGTCATTATTCAGATTTATCTAGCCAGCTTCTGTTTTATCTTTGTTGGCTTATGTTTTTTAACCATAATCTTTCATTGTTTAACTTGTTCTAGCTGGTGAAAGCACTGCACTCATTCATTATTGTGGAGAGAGAGGGCCATATTATAGCATGTGCAGCTCTCTTTCCTTACTTCAAAGAAAAATGTGGGGAGGTTGCTGCTATTGCTGTTTCTCCTGATTGTCGTGGCCAAGGACAGGGAGACAAGTTACTCGGTATGGTGACTCTTCTCTCATAATAGAACCATTTATTCTTCCACATTGAAGACATATGAGCACTTTCGACGATATTTTAGTTATCCTATTTAATCCATATTGGAATCGCAAACACATTAGCAAGAGAGTACTAGTGTATGTGCGTCCCAAAGACCACTGCCTGGTCCATTATGGAATGAACTTATAACCATGGAATCTAACTCGATTATCAGATTATGAGCCTTTTTTGGCAAGCTTTTAGAAGTTGCTTATTTTGAGAAACACTTTTGTCAAAATAGCTTTTCAGAGAATTATTTTTGGAGAgaaacaatttgtgtttggctaattcaTTTGAGAAGTGCTTCATATCGTATTCGATAAATAGATCTTTGGACAATCTTTTTTGATAGTGATTTTGAGCATCCGTATTTACCAATAACTTTGTATTCCAAAATTTTGCAGATTATATTGAAAAGAAAGCATCTTCCCTTGGATTGCAAATGCTCTTCCTACTAACAACTCGCACAGCTGATTGGTACTCTCCTCTCACATTTCTACCTTTTATTCCCATGGCATTCAGTAGTTTACTGATAGTATCATACATTCTACTTTCAATGAGCAAGTGAACATAGTTTGTCCAAGTGGAGGTTTGGACACTTGACTAATTGGCAATTGCCCAATGACAGCTTAGAGTAAAGTTAATAAAACAAACTTGTGATATTTAAGCTGAATTTGAGTATGTTTGACGTTTtaacaagaagaaaaatagattGGAAGATCATCATGGGTGTTTTAAATAAGACAGACACTTGcctaaaagaacaaaaaaatgtttctattgattttgatttaCTACACGTAATTATTTGGATTCACTCTACTGTTAATTATTTAGGGTGCATGGGCACTTTAAACAGCGCAACATATGTGTTAGGCAACTACTTGAGACTTTTGTTACATTTACAGCATATCTCCTATATTCCTCGTTCTTTTTTGCTCAGAAGTAAAAAAAGTATAGTTTTGGCTCTTCTTCATAGATTCTTGTTGAGTCTCCATAAAGTGTGCTCAAAAGTCACATCTCTTATAGACATTAGTTGTCTGTTATTCATTATCCGAGAAGACAAGTTGTATGTTTCTAAGATGGAAAAGAAATCAAACTACACGGTGCTCATTGTTTAAATTAGAGGATAGCGATAATGTTGTTAAATCCAGTCcgctaaagaaaagaaaaacatgaacACTCGATTGATGCAAAAAGCTAACACCGGTCAGAccaagaggagaagaagagagcTGGCTGTAACTTGATTGGCTTTGAATGCTTAGATCAGCGAGCTTATTGGTTATGATATATTGATAGTTCATATATTATGCAGTTTTATATTTGAGAGATCAATCCCAGCCTGCTACTCcataaagtttgaattttttaattctGTCTTACCTCTTGCATCAATTAATTTATGGATCAAAGttcttcattttattaattcatATCTTTAGATACAAGGTTTGTAGTTGCAAGACTTAGATAATGAGTATGTCTTCAATAAATGAACGTTGGATGAATCATATTCATCTTCCTCAACGTTACTACAAGTAGAAAACCACCTTCTTAATTCTTTAAGCTAGTCCAATATTTTATTGATGCCTAGATTATTTGTCACAGGTTTGTGAGGCGTGGCTTTTCCGAATGTTCCATTGATCATATACCAgaggaaagaaggaaaaagatcaATCTTGCCCGTAGATCAAAGTATTACATGAAGAAGCTGCTACCCGATAAAAGTGGTATACGTATCGATTGCACCTTCGCATAGGAATCAAAGGTTTTTCATCTGTCTGTGTACAAGCTCATATTTAGTGAAGTAGAAATTGTTCTTGACAAGTCAAGTCATTATATAGTGGGGAGATTGATCTTTGTTGTTACTGCCTGCTATTTTCTTTTGCGCCAGGTTTGGAAGAGAAATTTGATTACGATGGATGCTTAAATCTACGTCAATTAACGGATCTTTTCTTTTGTGGGTTCTTGGtctaaatgttttgaaaaacatgctttaaaataATGAGGAGAAATTCTTGATAGAAGTTTcataaatattattctaaattCATTGGCTTCTCCTTACCCACTCTACACCCTCCCACCCTCTATCATACAACCCCACTACCCATACATGTTCCATCTAATAGTGTTTTGTTAGATTACATGTGAATGCAATGAGAATAATATCTCCTTTTTTTGTTACGTATCAAGcactagaaaataaaaaagagattcactaatttttcaagaaaacattttaatttataccaaacaaaacatttttcttcataCTGATAGTGTGCTTGGGATCTTGGTTAAAGCTCTAAATTTTGGGTCGTAATTAACAAGTTTCGAGGgctttcttcaattcttcaggCACTTAACTTTTCCCCTATTTTATTCACAAGATTCCACTTGTATGCTTCGATAattgaaaaagtaaaatcaGTTTGGATGGCTAGATATACACAAACTTAGGAACGTAGTTTCAacaatttctatatttttggaaaataaaaaataagcacactactcttctttttttttctctttttgatttTGTCATTCACCACTCAAGCCTTTTAATCGATATGAGAAGGGAAACTAGAACTAGTTTGAATTCGTGTCTCTATCTAGAGCGTCATATGATTAGTACACCAGAAAAAGTGTGGTTTCCTCGTACTTGAACAAGAAACAAACTCAACCAACAATCACACAGTTCGTAAGAAATTTGTATTGGACACTCCACTGCACACTAATTTCTTTTGGAGAAAAAACAAGGCTACAAGTATTTTGACACACCATAATGTCCTACTAACCTCCAATAACCACTACAAAGTAGGATCAGGTATAACACCCGG
The Solanum stenotomum isolate F172 chromosome 12, ASM1918654v1, whole genome shotgun sequence DNA segment above includes these coding regions:
- the LOC125846871 gene encoding probable amino-acid acetyltransferase NAGS1, chloroplastic; this encodes MAALCGNSIWTPQARNCFQRGITSSNSLKFLPFQVNRCKRLWSRSLKCRVLGETDDVGFEVSSAIKDDLFVGFFREAWPYFLAHRGSTFVVLISAEIVDSPHLDHLLMDISLLHGLGIKFVLVPGTHVQIDRLLTERGSEAKYVGRYRITDPDSLEAAMDTSGRIRLMIEAKLSPGPSLTGVRRHGDNSRWHDSVGVASGNFLSAKKRGVVEGIDYASTGEVKKVDVSRIRERLDQDSIVLLSNLGYSSSGEVLNCNTYEVATACALALGAEKLICIIDGPILDESSRLIRFLTLQDADMLVRRRAEQSETAANYVKAVSQEDFNRLGYHGSNGSLPSQNGDVYSQRYNPTFQNGIGFDNGNGLWSSEQGFAIGGQEKLSRSNGYLSELAAAAFVCRGGVQRVHLLDGTIGGVLLKELFQRDGVGTMVASDLYEGARMARVSDVPGIKQLLQPLEESGTLIRRTEEELVKALHSFIIVEREGHIIACAALFPYFKEKCGEVAAIAVSPDCRGQGQGDKLLDYIEKKASSLGLQMLFLLTTRTADWFVRRGFSECSIDHIPEERRKKINLARRSKYYMKKLLPDKSGIRIDCTFA